ttaataaTAATACTGGTGGAAAAGAATTGAACCCTTTGCTGTGAAAATTAAATGGTACTCATGGAAAAGAATTCAGCTTTTTTGCTGTGAAAATTTCCATATTTGCTGAACGTATGTACAAGGAGAACTCCCTAATGCTCCCTGTCCATTTCTTGGAGCATGTCACATTGGAAAAACATCAAATAATCAAATTGTAACTATAGCTTGCAGACATTAGATTCAAAGTAGCCTGGTACTTGAACTACAGTTCCATTCTTCTccctaaaacaaagaaaatatttatttcttCAGTCTGGAGAACAAATTTTTCTGTAAAGAGTAACATAAACTCCGCACAGCTAAACTATGAAGCTTAAATTCTAAGCTGGCTTTTCCACATGAACTTTTCTGAAGAGGGGTTTTCCGACAAGATCCAAAATCAAAGAAGATGTGAAACTGATGTACAGTTAACATAGGAAACTCTACAGTAAATTGATAAACCTATGTGTGGTCAAAGAACAATTAAAGGACACTGACATACAGGAGCAAAGAGATTATTTCTATTGACATCTTGTAACATCTGTATACTCAACTGTGTCGCTTTTGCCACTTCAAGTTAAGTTTTCTACTGAAAACGAATCAAAGAATAATCTATTTCACATGAACACCCTTTAACTGATAACCATCCACACTGAGCTCGTTTTCTTTAGATTTGGTTCTCTCATGTTTTGTCAAATCAGATGCACTGTCCTTAAATCTTGGCCCACTGTCAGCCGTTGACTGTTCTCTTTGACAGGCTGCATCATTGACAGCCCTTGTATGCCCAGCATCTGACGGGAGTATGTTGGAAACATTCAATCCTCTCCCTGCAAATCCAACATTTGTGGCTTGCATATGACAATGTATCCCAGAAGATTCAAGCCCTGGGATACAGAGGAAGATTCACTGTAACGTGCACTCTGTGTTGGGGTCACTATTTGACCCAAATCTTGATTCCCAGCAAAATTTGGAACCTGCCAACCATGTATGTTGCTTTGGTTTATGGTGGAAGCAAGGCCATTGGATGCACAAAAAGTTAAACTAGAACTTCTTAAGGTTTGGGTGTTGAACAATTATGGTGTTCCCGAAGGATTTTTCATCCCTGGTAAACTCATTTCAACTTCAACCTGAACTGACAATGGAGCAGACGTTGCAAGATTGCTCGGCAGACGATTCATACTGTTCCCTGGCAATGCGTGAAAGCTATGATTCTTGTGATCAATAACCGGCATCTGATCAATTCCAAAATATGCATTAGATGTACATGCTGGAAATCCATGTTCTGGTAGTGATGTTTGATTTAATTGCTCTATGTTCGTGCCAGTTAGACTATTCCCATGAATACTATCAGGACTTCCTACTGCACATAAAGGGTTTGAAACTGCCCGTTGACCTAAGAGATTAGCTGATGGAAAATTTAAAACTTGTCTGCCTTGCAATTGAGCATCAGATTGATGTGGCATTGCTGCAGGTATCTGAACCTGTTGACGTAGTTTTTGCTGCTGCAGCTGTTCTTGCTGTAATAATTTTATCATCATTGCATTGCTGTATAGATTCAGACCTACATTGTTATCTGCCACGCACACTTGACCCAGATCTCCAGGATTCACAGTACCTGTTGCAAGCTGCCGTGGTAACAATGAGTGACCTGAAGATGTATCATTCTTTGGTAAGTCTACATTCCCAAACGAAGGAATATGAGGGTGTAACCGAATAGTTTGCTTCAATTGGAAACCAGTACAAAAACCCTGTAGTGAATTACCCTGACTGTTCATTAATGGTTGGCCAAATCTTAGGCTGTTCAAAGAATTAGAATCTATGCCTTGAAGTGAAGCTGGTAAGCAGAATGCCTCTCCAGGAATTCCCATACCATTCTTTGCATTTAGTTTTCCTAAAAGTCCTCCTTGTAATGCCATCAAATTTTGAGGCGATATTTGGCTTGATGCTCCTAGTGTTTGTAGGTCAAACCTTCCAGAACCCATGGAACCAAAATTGATCTCTGTATTTCCTCCAAAGGAAGAATTTATTCCACTTTGCTGTTGTGCCACCCCACTCAGCCTTCTAAGATAAAGTCTATATTTCTGAAGGTGGCTTGCAACATTCTCTCTTGTAAGTCCCTGAACATTCATCATCTCAAGAATCCTCTTTAGAACAGCCTTGTCAATTCCAAGCTGATTTACAGCACTAACAAATTGTTGATGGAGCTCCACAGACCAGACTACCCTCGGTTTTTTCTGGGATGTAGGATCATCATTGTCCTGATCAAAATCGTCCTCCTCCTCCCTGGGTTCCTTCTTTCAGATGTTTTTGAATTACACTATGTACCTTCATTCACTGAGGATGCATACTCAGCATCATCTGAACCCTTTTTAAGCTTTTCACTGTTCTCAACACTTCCAGAGTTCTCCAATTCCTTTATCCCATTTTTCTTCAGCCTGACTATATGTTGCCATATATTTTTGAGCTCCTCAATGCGTACAGGCTTTAGTAGGTAGTCACATGCACCATGTTTGATTCCTTTCATCACTACACTTGGTTTTCCATCTGGCGACATCATGATGACAGGAAGATCCATCTCCAATCCAACATGTTCAAGGAGTTTGAAGCCATCCATGTCAGGCATATATACATCACTAATGACCAGGTCAAAGATACCCTTCCTCTCTCGGAGCATTGATGATGCAACGGTTGCCCGAGAACATGTCGTAACTTCATAGAGACACCTGCGGAGCATTTTGTCAATAATTTTTAGGCAAGTTGGATCATCGTCAACCACTAAAACTAGCGACCCTGCAGGAAATTGGTTGGGAATTCCGATTTCCGAATTAATACTGCCCTTTTCCATAAAACCTCTCGTTTCGCCCAGACCGCCGGGATTGTGACCGTCGGAATGAAAACTGTTTTGCGGTGCTCATGCTAGAATGCTGCAAAGTCTGTACTGTCGCCATTATCCTACAATTTTCTCGTCTTTTCCTTTCCCAACGAGTGAATCAATTTCATTGTTGAAAAAAGGATATGGAAAGAAATGAAGAATTACAGACCAACAAGAGAAACGGAGATTCTAGGTAAAAATGGAAGGTTTGAAGTCCATATTTGGGATGGCAATAATGAGAGTGAATGTTGTTGCGGTGGAAAATTCAAGAAATGTGAGGAAAAAAAGGAATCCTTGCTTGCCCAAATGCCAGGTTTCTTTCTTTCTCCCACTCGTCTCGCCATTCCACCGCAGAGGagtaaaataaatccaaaaaacaAGGATGGAATCCCCAGCATTTACATGCACATAAAAACAACCAacctatttattcaatttttaaaacttgtatttttaaataattaatttgatgaAATAAAATGTTATTAAAATAAATTAGTGATATTGAAAAAATTGTTAAttatctttaatatatatatacaatatttaatacatttaaaaaaaatcaaaattaattatataatcAAGAGTATTTATTAACCAAAAATTGATAGATAAGATAAGAAAAATCATATTTTAATTACAAacattgattaatatttattattctTATCAACTAGATGATACAATTAAAAACATTGTGAAAAAATATATtctatgataaaaaaaattgactTTAAATTACTATGAATGGATTGAACTTGATTTATTATAAACAAAAGAAATTGGAAGGTTGTGGTATTTATTTTATTCAAGGATTGATATATGAATTGGGTTTGACATGTTGTTTGTTGCATTATATTTTCCTTTGAGTAATAAAATCTTATCAAACTCTTgtatcaatgaactcaatatattaattttataaaatcatttttgTAATAATCCTCATACTAAACAAGAAAGCCTATTAAAGAGAAAAAATTCATAGAGGCAACATTCCTGAAAAGAACAATAGCTAGCTACATAAAGAAGGCTTAAAAAATCCTTCAAACTAGTAACAAATAAATTGATAGAGTTGGATTGGTCATCTTGAGACGCTTTCAAGAGATTTAAGAGTCTCCAAATTAGGAACAATGAAGCCTCCATTGAAAAGAAAATTGTAATGTTGGAGTTTgttttagaaataaagattctgTCATCTAATtcttatttaataataaaattgaCATGAATATTATATTTCCGTGGGAGATTGGAATCTATGCAATTGATAAATATTTTTGGGATTTGCTTAATTGGGGTTCATTACAGTAATTGTGGGATAAATAAAATGAAGGAAGCAAAAGAGAAAGGCAATTCGAAGCATTCAGATTAATAATTTTTATGTTAGTATATCTGAATATGGAACTTGAATTCTTGAATTTCGCTGATAACAAAATCAAGGATGTTCGGGTTCTAAACTGAGTGGTGTTGATTTGCATTAAGTTTGAAAGTTAATTGTTTTCCTTTGTATGAAGTTTGAATGCATGATTATAACCCATATTATTGAAATTCACGGGATTATTTGTTGGCATTTGAATATTGAATAAAACATATTTTAGAGAGATATAAATTTGAAGCTCGCATAATTTCATTAATTAAGTTTCTTTGATACATCGCAATCTTGGAAACAAATGCACTTCCAAAGCCCACAAAGGAATACATAAGTTTCAAGCCATGAAGACATGAAGACTGTGTGTATTACATGGCTCTCTTTATTTAGGACTAATACCATATACTTGATTATAATCCCTCTCCATGACAAGCAATGAAGGAGAAGCACTTTTAGATGGACGATAAGTTCTATGTCCTGCAAATTAATCCTTTAAGTTTTGCATTCTAAGGAGATCATTCATAGGTGAATCATGATAATGACTTAGACCTTTAGTAGTATCATGCCTTAGACCTTTAGTAGTAGTTTCAGTAGgatggtttatagggactctaattcgtTGTTCaatttttccaagtccttgtcctctaaaatctTGTTTCGATATTATGTTATGGTcacacatataagaatttattaattaagaaggaggaggaacattacaatgaatttttaaaaattttgttgTGTAATTGTATCTAGAAGGAGAAAAGGGAAATgtggatgaagaaggaatatcttgtgtagggagatcttcctttctatcatcattcatGTCCTCTTTATAGGTTGAGAtgaaagatccttatcatctaaggcctcatatttatttaattttatgtggggagatagatcatgaatgaactGCATAACATAATCTTCTCTccaaatgttttgatgattaagtTAGGTTCTATGAAAATAAGGGGGATCTAGAAAGAGTGAAACAACAATATTTTGAGCTTGTGCCCCTTGCagtagggtatgtgtatgagaagaagatggtaccATATTTATCTTCAATGCTTGCTCCCCATTAGAGAGTCCATTGATAGTAGTATAAGATCTTTCTTCATTCATATTCGATACCCTAGGAGaagtacaagtattaggttttctatgagcatctctaggattaggatctacaaaatctttaatgTAATCTATACATGTAATGAATTTTCCTAAACATATCACAGTAATGCAACATACACTGTGAATAAAATcgttgagatttaattgattaataggaaGTAATTTGTAAATTCTTAAAATGCAATATGGcaaagtgttatgaatgaaaagaGGTAAAGTGAAATGAAAGAacccattatccaacacatgattatgataaacatAAGTGAAAAGTAATGCAATAATATATGATATGGCAAAATATTTGCATCTATTAATTTTCATTATAAATATTTAAGCAAGGAtttgaaaataaatttcaaaaaagtATGTagcccacaaatcaaattaaccaaaataaattaggattttttatGAATGGAATATCAAAATTAATGtgatttgattaaaataagatctatgaaaGTAAAATTTGAAAAACTAAAATATTCCCAAATAAGATAATTGACaaatttaattttagaattataaattagggtttgtgaatTTAACCTCAAATTTTTTgtgattcaattgaaaattaaacttctaaatgtaaatttgaattttgaagtgcATAAACACTCGGATCTAAGAACGTAAATTAGAATTACTAGTGTAATGAGTCAGATTCATCAAAATGTAacgtggtgaaaaattagggtttccacaacaAGATGTAGTAAAACCCATAATTATTGCTTAGGAATAGGCTGAGAATTTGGATTGGATGCACTAGTTAGGATTTGATTTCCTCTTTTTGAGTTCAAAGGTGAAAATTTTGTAATTAGGGAAAATTTGTTGATATTGaaaaattatggataaatagtgagctacaatgaTCAAactgagccacaaacttggatctaagtAATATATGAATAATTGGATTTGTTCCCAAAAGGTTTCCCTAAATTGTTAGGTCTGCAATACAAATCGCTCTAGTCCACTGAACTTTCaccatccaaaggggaacctatttgTCTATGTGAACAATGTCAATCATGAAAGCTACAATTTCAAATTTGTTTCATGCACATAAAAAGAAGGGGAGATTGCTGGGAGTAGGGATTTGATTAGGGCAAaccttagtttaggaattaaccttgaataaaataatataaatactgaaataaatgttggaaatatatacctcagattttcaattgttgatgatgacggtttgcttcttgaatgtgatcatatatattttatgaaatggcatgaacatggtaaaaccctaatcacccacacacacacacacttgcatatgaatgatgtaatttttctccacaattgtTGAATGAATAATATACAAACTTGAAGATCTCTATttaaattcttgatgatgaattcttgatagaTGCAAGGATGTTGGATTTCTTTCTTAGAGGCTTATAATGCTTGGATTAAATTAGGTTCATCGAATGTCTTTATATAGTGGTATCTAGATCATTTagtgattaggccaacctccaatagtcATGCAAAGCCACAAAATTAAATTACCATTGGAGAGATAGGACCCTTCTCCCATTTCAAATAGGGCCCAAGTAAGAGTGACCAGAAAGAGGGTGATCTTGTTCTATGGCTAGGGTGCTAGCGTACTAGTCCCTTTTAGTTAAGGACCTCAATTTAGTCCTAGGGAGAAGGGTACCTCTTGAGGAAATCAATGGCTGGTTGTACACGGCATCATAACTAGAGATAAGTCAATAAATGAATCTAAATAGGAGATGACGAGGatacacactaaagtaggggtacAAATATGATGTATAAATTATCATGGTGAAAATTTACAACACTACAGGAGGATCCAAAGACAATCCAATTAAATTCAAACTACATTGCAAACTTCCAAGTGCTCTATTGATCTTAGTAATAACCTTCCATTAGCCATACTAGAATTAATTCTTAACCTGGATCACAAATATTCAGATACAAACCTCCTTAAATTGATCGAAAATCACAGTAAAATGAATCAAATTGCCTGAGCCACCTTTCCATTTAAACCCTCTAGTTAGGATCACTTTAGTCTACTATAAATGGTTTCAAATAGATGACTCAAAGGAAGGTTCTAATATTCAATAAACCTATTTAGAGAATCAGAATCTTGGAGGTATTTATTCATCATGAGTAGACTCTATTGACTAGTAAAATCAAAGATCCTCCAAGTTTTCTTAGCCAAGAATGCAATGTTAAAATTTCTTTTCAAGAAAGTACCCACGCCTACAAACTTTTTTGGTTTACAAAATTGACCGCAAGAAGCTAGAAGAATCCATTGAATTTCTTCTATGAGATTAATTATTTGCTATTAATATTGTAATTTGAGTTCAAACTCAATTTGTAAATGCAATTTTATATTTAATACGAAATAGAAAATTATCTCAACGTGTtcgtgtttattttattttattagtatTCCCAACTATTTGTGAaacaaaattttgatctttttctttcatttaggTTTTAATGATTCACATGGTAGTAGATATTTACACTATttattttgttgtgaatttttttcTTATGTGTCTTATTAGAGCCAAAAATTTGTAATTCTTAAGTGAggtgggatttttttttttttaggtattGAGATTTATTGAGTTAGAGATGGGGTTCAATCAAATAGTGAGATTTGGTAGCAGCCACAATCATTTATTAGACAAAAGTATTATGCTTAGACAAAGAATAATGAACACACGGTTCGAAATGATTTGTCCAAATTGGAGGTTAATAAGTTCATAGATGTGACTGACCTATCTGAATATGTAATCCTCATACTAAATAAGAAAGCATAGGTGAACGAGATAAGAGAAAAGATGTAAAAAACTCTCAAAGAGAAAAGATTCATAGAGGAAACATTCCCTAGAAGAACAATAGCTAGCTACATAAAGCAGGGTTAGAAAATTCTTAAAACTAGTAACAAGTAAATTGATAGAGTTGGATTGGTCATCTTAAGATGCTTCCAAGAGATTTTAAGAGTCTCCAAATTAGGACCAGTCAAGCCTACATTGGAAACAAATTTGTAATGTTGGAGTTTGTTTAGAAGTAAAGTTTTAGGCATATAATTCTTATTTAATATAAAAATTGATGTGAATATTATATTTTTGTGGGAGGCTAGAATGTATGGAACCGATAAATATTTTCGGCATGAGCTTAATTGAGGTCAATTACATTAACTGTGGGATAAATAAAATGAAGGAAGCAAAAATATGACAATGATGATGTAGATTTGATTCTTTAAACACTTAATTTGAAGGTAAATGACTCTAGTGATTCTTCAATTCCATCATAATGTGTTTTAGTGCTAAATGAATGTCTATAAACACCATAAAATAGAAAGATGTCACATGCAATATTGTTTAGTCAACTTATAGAAACTAATAGAAAAGGTGGGAAAGTtagaatttgattttatttttatttttatgaataggccttctttattagataataatattaaagtaaatatccacaaaaaaggtagggggatacaagatcaccccgagAGAGTCACATGGCAAAAATCCATAGCCAAAAAAAagaaagctattcatcaaaaaacttcctgaAGCAGCCAAAGCAGTGGCAACCAAGAGGGGAGGAtcatgatcatctttcttgccccatacatcagcaGGGTCAGGAGTTGGGTCTGGCATAGACCAACAATCTTCTGGGTCTTTTTCTTCAGATATTTTTATTGCACTCTTAAAGGTTGACCACAGTCAATTTCAAGAGACCCAAATGTGATCTTTAGAGATGAAGTGACAATATTGAAGCAGGAAGCAATTtctatgaatgaatgccaacaAAGTTGAAATAAGGATTAACACCAACAAGATGAATTGAAGATACTTAGGGATACAACCATAAACTTAACCTAATAAAGAGTTCATCACTCTACCCTTCTTCATGATCTTAGGGGAAGGGTTCCGGGAAACAATTCTATAGCTATTGGTGTCAGCGAGAAGGCCACACTTTTTGGAAAGGTAATTataaactttttatatatataatatttccaAAAGAATAGAAAtcttttttacaacaaaaatatcttTAATACAATGTTCTCTCAACAAGTTCATTGTAGTGCCAGAATACCTTATGTTCGCTACTTTCCTTAAGTTTTGCCTTAATGAAATAAAAGAAATCTTTTATCGCAGCTGTAAGGTTATTGTGAGATTTTGATTCGCCGAACGTATTGAAGGTTTATATTAATTTttgcaaaagagaaagacaatttgaaGCATTCAGATTAGTAATTTTTATGCAAGTCTGTCTGAATATGGAAATTGTATTCCTGAATTTCGCTGATAACAAAATCAAGGATGTTCGGGTTCTAACTGCTCGGTGTTGATTTGCATTAAGTTTGAAAGTTAATTGTTTTCCTTTGTATAAAGTTTGAATGTATGATTATAACGCCCACAAAGAAATACATATGTTTCTGCAATATTCAAAAGCCATGAAGACTGTGTATATTACATGGCTACTTACCAGATACTAGATTACATATAATCCCTCTCTACTCACAAGCCCAGAAAAGGAATACATAAGTTTCAAGCCATGAAGACCGTGTGTATTACATGGCTCTCTTTATTTAGGACTAATACATGCTACTTAGCAAATACTTGATTACATATAATCCCTCTCCACTCACCAGCCCACAAAAGGAATACATAAGTTTCAAGCCATGAAGACTTTGTGTATTACATCGCTACTTACCAGATACTTGATTATAATCCCTCTCCACTGACAAGCAATGAAGATATCTTTTATTTAGAATACACTACAGCAACTTCCAGGAGCATCCGGGCAGCAAACGTAGTTATAAGGACAGCTGCGCTGTGCTCATTTTCACCCCTTCAAATATCAACACCAACATTAAAAGTATTTAAAAATTCTTCGCAAACTGCATGACTCCTAATTTATTTGCATCCATTCTTGGTTGTCGAGTGATTGAATAACAGTGTATGATGTGCTTAAATAACTGGATTGGGACGATACGTTAATAATAATCTCCTCTTGTTTGTGTTCGGCAGTGCTTGGTTGTTCAAGTTGGCAGATTCGGTTTTGTCTGAGGTATTTGGAAAAGGAATTTTAATAAGGAATGGGGTAATCCCGTGGGGACCACCTGCTGTTCCATGCAGTGCGGGTCGTGCCCCCCACGTGGaccaataaaggaaaaaaaaataatatatatatatatcttccatcattttgaaatttttttatttttctaaatacaTCATtcttaaacatttttattttttataaagtttttataaattttgaaatttgaaaaaataatataaatgccTACCATTAATTTAATATGCCAGCGTGGCTTATAGGGTGGTGGTTCGGGGATTTTTTGTCAACCTAATTATATTTTATGTGAGATATTATTTGCTTgcatgaaaattagaaaattgatttaTGGGCATATTGGCATTTTTGGAGATCGAGTTGTTTGTGTATAGTCTAATAGGCTGTTTTATTTCTACAAAGCATAACTGAGTTATTTGATGTCGTTTTCTGACTTCTTATAGTCTTGGAAATGTGGTTCAGCATAGTTCATGTTTATATGatcattttttccaaattttgttgTTTGAGCACTGAAATGTTAGGTGGAAGTCAGAGTTACCTTTATGGCTTTGAGAGGTTATAACTTGAGCATACGAAGTCAAATTTTGGACTTCAAATAATCGATAAAAATTTCCTGGAGAGCACTACACTTTTGTTTAGATTTAGAGTAGGTATGACATGATTTATTTGCTATTATATTTATCGAAGTTGTTAATGGGTTCTTTGGACTATGGTGACCTTATGAGTTTATGACATGTTTACATAttggagatttggatttgatgtcattgtacaTGCTAAGTGTAGTATCTTAATTGCTTGCATGTTGACATTGTTATCGGTTCTAGTTTGAGTATGTATGTTCCAttgttgggtctacaagttgtgTAGTGTTGGAGATTGTCTATACTTACAGGATTGCATTTatggcttggatatgggttgtctatgaCCATAGaactttcattgttgatgcatattcagATTTGTGGCTCGGTTTAGTCACATGGTTTGCTGATTTTGTTGTCatgttgaagatgagagatgtTTCTAGGCATAGTCATGGTGGAGAATCTTGATGAAGActatgagggggggtgaattagtataccaaaagttATTGTAATTAAACtcataaatagtttagcagataaccggtgcaacagattcactaataaattggttaagataaatgcaaaccaaataacaaacaaagcattcacccacaagagaacaatcaccatcacacaagatatttgatgtagaaacccaaatgggaaaaaccatgatgagtagAAACTCagaagtaactatttgtagaatagaaaccagactggttaaggtcagaccagttaaggtcatagaatgttcttcaccagaatagatcctattaggaatctagatctttgttaggagataagtcctgttaaacaCTACCTTGTTAcaagattttagatccacagttgtgaaccaccttgttaaaggatttacaaaggctttgctaggccgacccgattaagggtttcagacttgtcaaagatgtgagtagtcaacaagtaaatgatctagTTAATAGCAAATCTGCTTAATTATATCCTTGACAGCTGCTCATTAaggcatttcagcattacttctgtcttcaatatctccatactctatctcttcacatagacctaatcttctcttttcTAATCACACATAACCCTTTTTTTATCACTCTTACATTATCTCATACagacaaaccctagacatgatgtccttataaaagaatctgatttcatgtcggtccaataggattagactacaagttcctaggttcagtgcatctagacacatttggtaacacgatacAAAATcaccgctaaagtgtcggtggatgataactcatcacacattacacaaATACcgtttggtaactcatcatagagtaataccgattaatacaatatatcgattaccagttgtcaaaaatgaagactggaaaatgttaactaccgctttgttcctttgtatcgcttgagatcctcgaatctGCTTGGGATCCTCATACCTCTTGGGATCCTCATACCGCTTGAtttcttcagtcaatctgtgaccagtaaacatcttctgcaaaataccaatagtctaaagactatacattcaataatacacaatatcagttggaacaattaccgattgagcataactcatacatcaagaaagtgtgtgtccatcatcaagaaagtgtgtgtccatcaatgacaatcaaaacatcatcaaaatgccaacaatctccccctttggcattgatggcaacacttaggaaaattttgacatctaagtgtttttaccaaaaaaatgccataatcaaaattattcCCCCTAAGAATATATATTATccccttttgcaaaaattacaatgtacactaatTCCCAAAaaagtaacatgaaagtatacatgaaatggtaacattcaccaaaattttactgtcactactccccctttgccaacaatgacaaagtaatgcaaaataacccttgttttccttatatataaaatagAGTAAATgctcatgacaataaggaatgaaatttctcaaaaacagatttaaaatcctacataaaagttttcatggccaatgtccatgactcaagcaatgaagtaacaacctcactttcagtctgcatctagaataccagttcttccattgcatcaatggtactcatctcttgagttaccgtgatagcttccagattgagaaaacatttctgaagaatctacagtcttggcaataggagaagttgaagttcttgcaaatctttggtctggttgctgatctctaagtccatcttagcagtctgatgctgataatgatgaacGGTTTATTcataggtagtgaatgaatcatatgacaTCTTGAAATTGCTGATATATGCCTGTAACTCAGATtggattttatctttttctttcagcacatcatcacaaaatagatggggttggcagattttactcaatagtaacttaccttcacccatagcaacactgatatcatttagctgcttcagtagttgtgtcttcgtttcattcattttcttgactaaggaagcactaagtgccttttcatggttcttctttgcagttgcttcagtagcatcttccaagcattgtacctggtcctccactatggtacagagaagtttgagcttggatagagaggaattggtactggggaggttagtactgggaatcagactagtaagggtgtcaaccgcagtttgtATGACATCTTGTTC
The nucleotide sequence above comes from Cryptomeria japonica chromosome 11, Sugi_1.0, whole genome shotgun sequence. Encoded proteins:
- the LOC131032235 gene encoding two-component response regulator ORR21-like; this encodes MEKGSINSEIGIPNQFPAGSLVLVVDDDPTCLKIIDKMLRRCLYEVTTCSRATVASSMLRERKGIFDLVISDVYMPDMDGFKLLEHVGLEMDLPVIMMSPDGKPSVVMKGIKHGACDYLLKPVRIEELKNIWQHIVRLKKNGIKELENSGSVENSEKLKKGSDDAEYASSVNEEEPREEEDDFDQDNDDPTSQKKPRVVWSVELHQQFVSAVNQLGIDKAVLKRILEMMNVQGLTRENVASHLQKYRLYLRRLSGVAQQQSGINSSFGGNTEINFGSMGSGRFDLQTLGASSQISPQNLMALQGGLLGKLNAKNGMGIPGEAFCLPASLQGIDSNSLNSLRFGQPLMNSQGNSLQGFCTGFQLKQTIRLHPHIPSFGNVDLPKNDTSSGHSLLPRQLATGTVNPGDLGQVCVADNNVGLNLYSNAMMIKLLQQEQLQQQKLRQQVQIPAAMPHQSDAQLQGRQVLNFPSANLLGQRAVSNPLCAVGSPDSIHGNSLTGTNIEQLNQTSLPEHGFPACTSNAYFGIDQMPVIDHKNHSFHALPGNSMNRLPSNLATSAPLSVQVEVEMRLESSGIHCHMQATNVGFAGRGLNVSNILPSDAGHTRAVNDAACQREQSTADSGPRFKDSASDLTKHERTKSKENELSVDGYQLKGVHVK